From a region of the Gossypium raimondii isolate GPD5lz chromosome 10, ASM2569854v1, whole genome shotgun sequence genome:
- the LOC105775573 gene encoding probable leucine-rich repeat receptor-like protein kinase At1g35710 produces MNYLYLWNNNFFGSIPDEIGMLKSLFDLQLSNNNLTGVIPDSIGNLTNLEKLVLHFNGLSGSIPTSMGNLNKFFGELPPNWGQCQNLTSLLISNDKNCGKIPFELEHATKLQELDLSSNHLNGEIPMELGKLTMMNRLYLSDNHFSGKIPSEIGLLSKLEQLDLASNNLSGPIPDDLGNCFKLFNLNLSKNNLEESIPSSISYIYSLQSLDLSQNSLIGAIEMDSLIKATDHTTKMINLPGEYHVLRARVHGPSYQLDKRILSYLYVARFETMALIRIFELMDNLISALVEC; encoded by the exons ATGAACTATCTCTATCTGTGGAATAATAATTTCTTTGGTTCTATCCCCGATGAGATAGGAATGCTCAAATCTCTTTTCGACTTGCAGTTGTCGAACAATAATCTCACTGGCGTAATCCCTGATTCCATAGGAAACTTGACTAACTTGGAAAAACTTGTGCTTCATTTTAATGGGCTTTCTGGTTCAATCCCAACTTCGATGGGAAACTTAAACAAGTTTTTTGGTGAACTTCCTCCAAATTGGGGACAATGCCAGAATCTAACAAGCTTACTGATCTCCAACGATAAAAATTGTGGAAAGATTCCATTCGAATTGGAACATGCAACCAAATTACAAGAACTTGATCTCTCTTCGAATCATCTAAATGGTGAGATTCCTATGGAGCTAGGAAAGTTGACAATGATGAACCGTCTTTATCTAAGTGATAATCATTTTTCTGGCAAAATTCCATCAGAGATTGGACTTCTTTCAAAACTAGAACAACTTGACTTGGCATCAAACAATTTAAGTGGGCCTATTCCTGATGATCTTGGAAATTGCTTCAAGTTATTCAACTTGAATTTGAGCAAGAACAACCTCGAAGAGAGCATTCCATCTTCAATAAGCTACATTTATTCTCTTCAAAGCCTAGATTTGAGTCAAAATTCACTTATTGGAG CTATCGAAATGGATTCTTTGATCAAAGCAACCGATCACACAACAAAGATGATTAATTTGCCG GGTGAGTATCATGTCTTGAGGGCGCGTGTCCATGGTCCGAGCTACCAGTTGGACAAACGTATTTTGTCATACTTGTATGTTGCCAGATTTGAAACAATGGCATTGATCAGGATTTTTGAGTTGATGGACAACTTAATATCTGCCTTAGTTGAGTGCTGA